In Euphorbia lathyris chromosome 9, ddEupLath1.1, whole genome shotgun sequence, the following are encoded in one genomic region:
- the LOC136206359 gene encoding uncharacterized protein At5g23160-like codes for MPFFLLLLHPMDDAAAAGDPNPCQPKTSFFLACFGFSGKRKDSTKIPDKLHNRNRRRLLLLKQSAATKTVPLDSDSMFNKSKLKRNAAALKPLITPAPQEQIRRSLEKKVITEKVKVLDNTKGHGSCTNESFKRRIDTIRNVYTQPGSPDTKSKWYPVPLVQSTSFPTDKTQKPGEGIERRRNKIDALMGMSIIMVTLVIILIWGRVCAIICTCTWLYFVPRLRQYGEAQTQLVNLKPGQTLQLDFSSNKYKKRVVFEGFLERRNHSRSAV; via the exons ATgcccttcttcctcctcctgcTCCATCCAATGGACGACGCCGCCGCCGCCGGCGATCCTAACCCCTGTCAACCCAAAACATCCTTTTTTCTGGCCTGTTTTGGTTTTTCCGGCAAACGCAAAGATTCCACTAAAATACCAGACAAACTTCATAATCGTAATCGTAGAAGGTTGCTTCTCCTGAAACAATCCGCCGCCACAAAAACTGTCCCCCTCGACTCCGATTCTATGTTTAACAAGTCAAAGCTCAAGAGAAACGCCGCCGCTCTCAAACCTCTAATTACTCCGGCGCCTCAAGAGCAG ATAAGGCGGAGTTTGGAAAAGAAAGTGATAACTGAAAAAGTGAAAGTTTTGGATAATACAAAAGGTCATGGTAGTTGTACGAATGAATCATTCAAAAGGAGAATAGATACTATAAGAAATGTGTATACCCAACCTGGTTCACCGGACACTAAAAGTAAGTGGTATCCAGTTCCACTTGTCCAATCAACATCATTTCCAACGGATAAAACCCAAAAACCTGGAGAGGGAAtcgaaagaagaagaaataagaTTGATGCATTGATGGGTATGTCAATTATAATGGTGACTTTGGTGATAATCTTGATTTGGGGAAGAGTATGTGCAATTATCTGCACATGTACATGGTTATACTTTGTTCCTAGACTAAGACAGTATGGAGAGGCTCAGACTCAGCTCGTTAATCTGAAACCGGGTCAAACCCTTCAATTGGATTTTAGTTCCAACAAGTACAAAAAGCGAGTGGTTTTTGAAGGCTTTCTTGAGAGAAGAAACCACAGTCGCTCTGCTGTTTGA